One segment of Castanea sativa cultivar Marrone di Chiusa Pesio chromosome 3, ASM4071231v1 DNA contains the following:
- the LOC142629274 gene encoding uncharacterized protein LOC142629274 isoform X1, protein MGPHEPYWRTNTSFSPPPSRWDFRFQSEGLPYNSHEGIQLYGSSTSSNSKESRGWVRGNYLYNHQYSASDGGGLFLSSPSDLSQGPQWTPPAIQEINVDDYETATRRDPAMGRLSFRPTMEGTSEIPDSGGSTSSHSDSSESEPTFKSRLSSHRNFSSRRSFMSKPIHPLSFSTQTYTREAPDSTAGFSEFDTATPQRDAHRWSSASSSIDFADVSESFEPEIFSQPCNPSGGFRCGLCEKFLSQRSPWSSRRIVKSGDMPVAGVLSCRHVFHAECLEQTTPKTRKNDPPCPLCVRLGEDNSPEQRGLSRLRSGFQRLKPFCEDGPSRPWDCAQVGDCVEGALHAPPRNTMFLLNRNRIKKNLTLKGNPSKEFPGKLRKSGSYSSQQLSGKSVDQGAVECSRSTPGPSMKR, encoded by the exons ATGGGGCCTCACGAGCCTTACTGGCGAACTAATACAAGCTTTTCACCACCCCCATCAAGATGGGATTTTCGATTCCAATCGGAGGGGCTACCATATAATTCACACGAAGGTATTCAACTGTATGGGTCTTCGACATCGTCAAACAGTAAAGAAAGTCGGGGCTGGGTGAGAGGCAACTATCTTTATAACCATCAATACTCTGCATCTGATGGTGGTGGGCTGTTTTTAAGTAGTCCATCTGACCTTTCTCAAGGTCCTCAATGGACACCTCCAGCAATTCAGGAAATCAATGTGGATGATTATGAAACTGCGACAAGAAGAG ATCCAGCTATGGGGCGATTATCCTTTAGACCTACCATGGAG GGGACCTCAGAAATTCCAGATAGTGGTGGCTCAACATCTTCCCATTCAGACAGTAGTGAGTCTGAGCCAACATTCAAGTCACGCTTATCCTCTCACCGGAACTTCTCAAGTCGTCGTTCTTTCATGTCAAAACCGATACACCCCTTGTCCTTTTCTACCCAAACATATACTAGAGAAGCTCCTGACTCAACAGCCGGGTTTTCAGAGTTTGATACTGCCACTCCACAAAGAGATGCCCACCGTTGGAGCAGTGCTAGCAGCAGCATTGATTTTGCTGATGTTTCTGAGTCATTTGAGCCTGAAATTTTCAGTCAGCCGTGCAATCCTTCTGGTGGTTTTAGGTGTGGCTTATGTGAAAAATTTCTTTCACAAAGATCACCTTGGAGTTCTCGTAGGATTGTGAAAAGTGGAGATATGCCAGTTGCTGGGGTTCTTTCATGTCGTCACGTTTTTCATGCAGAATGTTTGGAGCAAACAACACCAAAAACCCGTAAAAATGATCCGCCTTGCCCTCTATGTGTTAGATTGGGGGAGGACAACTCCCCTGAACAACGGGGTCTTTCAAGACTGAGGAGTGGTTTCCAAAGGCTCAAACCATTTTGTGAGGATGGCCCATCCAGGCCTTGGGACTGTGCACAAGTGGGAGATTGTGTTGAAGGGGCTTTGCATGCACCTCCACGCAATACTATGTTCTTACTTAACCGAAATCGCATTAAAAAGAACCTGACATTAAAGGGCAATCCAAGCAAGGAATTTCCAGGGAAGTTAAGAAAAAGTGGCTCATATTCTTCGCAACAGTTGAGTGGAAAGTCAGTTGATCAGGGAGCAGTTGAGTGCTCTAGGTCAACACCAGGCCCAAGTATGAAGAGATGA
- the LOC142629274 gene encoding uncharacterized protein LOC142629274 isoform X2 yields the protein MGPHEPYWRTNTSFSPPPSRWDFRFQSEGLPYNSHEGIQLYGSSTSSNSKESRGWVRGNYLYNHQYSASDGGGLFLSSPSDLSQGPQWTPPAIQEINVDDYETATRRAMGRLSFRPTMEGTSEIPDSGGSTSSHSDSSESEPTFKSRLSSHRNFSSRRSFMSKPIHPLSFSTQTYTREAPDSTAGFSEFDTATPQRDAHRWSSASSSIDFADVSESFEPEIFSQPCNPSGGFRCGLCEKFLSQRSPWSSRRIVKSGDMPVAGVLSCRHVFHAECLEQTTPKTRKNDPPCPLCVRLGEDNSPEQRGLSRLRSGFQRLKPFCEDGPSRPWDCAQVGDCVEGALHAPPRNTMFLLNRNRIKKNLTLKGNPSKEFPGKLRKSGSYSSQQLSGKSVDQGAVECSRSTPGPSMKR from the exons ATGGGGCCTCACGAGCCTTACTGGCGAACTAATACAAGCTTTTCACCACCCCCATCAAGATGGGATTTTCGATTCCAATCGGAGGGGCTACCATATAATTCACACGAAGGTATTCAACTGTATGGGTCTTCGACATCGTCAAACAGTAAAGAAAGTCGGGGCTGGGTGAGAGGCAACTATCTTTATAACCATCAATACTCTGCATCTGATGGTGGTGGGCTGTTTTTAAGTAGTCCATCTGACCTTTCTCAAGGTCCTCAATGGACACCTCCAGCAATTCAGGAAATCAATGTGGATGATTATGAAACTGCGACAAGAAGAG CTATGGGGCGATTATCCTTTAGACCTACCATGGAG GGGACCTCAGAAATTCCAGATAGTGGTGGCTCAACATCTTCCCATTCAGACAGTAGTGAGTCTGAGCCAACATTCAAGTCACGCTTATCCTCTCACCGGAACTTCTCAAGTCGTCGTTCTTTCATGTCAAAACCGATACACCCCTTGTCCTTTTCTACCCAAACATATACTAGAGAAGCTCCTGACTCAACAGCCGGGTTTTCAGAGTTTGATACTGCCACTCCACAAAGAGATGCCCACCGTTGGAGCAGTGCTAGCAGCAGCATTGATTTTGCTGATGTTTCTGAGTCATTTGAGCCTGAAATTTTCAGTCAGCCGTGCAATCCTTCTGGTGGTTTTAGGTGTGGCTTATGTGAAAAATTTCTTTCACAAAGATCACCTTGGAGTTCTCGTAGGATTGTGAAAAGTGGAGATATGCCAGTTGCTGGGGTTCTTTCATGTCGTCACGTTTTTCATGCAGAATGTTTGGAGCAAACAACACCAAAAACCCGTAAAAATGATCCGCCTTGCCCTCTATGTGTTAGATTGGGGGAGGACAACTCCCCTGAACAACGGGGTCTTTCAAGACTGAGGAGTGGTTTCCAAAGGCTCAAACCATTTTGTGAGGATGGCCCATCCAGGCCTTGGGACTGTGCACAAGTGGGAGATTGTGTTGAAGGGGCTTTGCATGCACCTCCACGCAATACTATGTTCTTACTTAACCGAAATCGCATTAAAAAGAACCTGACATTAAAGGGCAATCCAAGCAAGGAATTTCCAGGGAAGTTAAGAAAAAGTGGCTCATATTCTTCGCAACAGTTGAGTGGAAAGTCAGTTGATCAGGGAGCAGTTGAGTGCTCTAGGTCAACACCAGGCCCAAGTATGAAGAGATGA